Within Pangasianodon hypophthalmus isolate fPanHyp1 chromosome 11, fPanHyp1.pri, whole genome shotgun sequence, the genomic segment atgtagGCAAGAATAAAGTCAGCTTTAACTcctactgttacaaagcacttacacgcattaatataaacctgtgatttgcagctgcactatcgtcagagccgctgttacagaaaattaatcaacaccttctgaccaatcagtagCAGGAATTCCACAGTACTGTGGTGTAGACTTATCAAGCAAATATAtagattttaatgatttattgtttttgtttgctctgcCAGCGAGTTCCTGGGGAAAACCCCAGGGCCTAGCGTTCAGAGATGGGTTCCTTCACGAAGCACTAGACGAGATGTTAGCTCCTCAAACGAAAAAGAACACCAGGATGCAATCTTCAGAAAAGTGAGAGGGTAAGTCCCTGATCTTTCTAACATTTCTTTAAGAATTTATAGTATAATTAATTAGGCTAGCTGAtctgttgtatttatttattttttcccccagcatACTCAATAAACTGACCCCTGAGAAGTTTGACAAGCTATGCCTTGAGCTTCTGAATGTGGGCGTGGATTCAAAGCTCGTCCTCAAGGGAATCATCTTGCTGGTGAGTATTTGTCTCTCTCCATTAGTTATCAGCTAGTAAATAGTAAAAACAAACTTACAATGTCTTATTTTGCCTTTTCTTCCAAACAGATTGTAGACAAAGCCCTAGAAGAGCCCAAGTATAGCTCGCTATATGCTCAGCTATGTCTCCGTTTGGCAGAGGATGCTCCAAACTTTGATACCCAGTCATCTGAGATCCAGTCATCACAAAAGCAGAGCACTGTAAGTTTTAATGTCACTTGTGAAGTTTTCTAAGTGTTTGTGATTGTGACTCCGGGTATTCAACAAGTGTGGTCTTGTTTCAGACATTCAGGAGACTTCTGATCTCAAAGCTTCAAGATGAATTTGAAAACCGCACCAGAAATGTTGATAGTAAgttgctttctttttgtttgtttatttttttgttgttgtggtttttttttcttttttttttttttttttttttttttccttttccttttttttttttttttttaagtcagaaaTTGCACCGCAtgggcaaaaaaagaaataaataaaattgtattacaATATTAGAGGTTTTTCAGGATATTTAGCATTCCCCTGGTTTAATTTCTGTTCTGCTGTTGATACACATgatgcacttaaaaaaaaaaaaaaaaattgcaatgaTATACTGGCCTGTTCCTCAGCGCTAAGGCTGCATTCACATTTTTCCCATAATCCTACAGGAAAACGACTGCTTTTCACAAGAGCTGTCGTAAATCCTTTTGTCACAGCAGAGATTCCAAAAGTTAGAAAAGTAGCCAATTTTTTAGCCTTGCGACCATTTGGTTCACAAGGGGGCAAGTGATAAAAACACAGAGTACAAAGTTCTAGAGAAAAACGGGAGACGTGTTTGTGAGTGAATATAAAGAGACAAAATATTTCAATGTCAATATTCCAATCTTGCAGTGtaactaaaaaaacacacatttttgtgaCATTTACTGATACACCATGTGACGTTCCTCTTtaactgtgtgtgcatgcagcgATTTCCCACAAGCCACTTgaattctcttgattttctgcctccaaagctatAGTGAGGACAAACAACTTCCTCATCGCTGGAGTTacacagaaatatttcatcTGTATTACTGATGATAAATGTCATCCAGAGAGAAAGCTTGGATAGTTTAGCTGATACTAGCTGGATCTGTTTGTAACACATGGTTACAATGTGTGTGcatcacatgatttttttttgtttgtttgttttccccaCATTAGCACAAAAATGCAGAGTGAAGGTAGCCTAATAGTAGGTGATTTGTGTTATGGTTTAATATGTAGACATTTATAAATACTGcgtttctttttcagtttatgACAAAAGCGATGGCCCTCTTACCTCTGAAGAGGAGGAGCAGCGTGCCATCGCCAAGATCAAGATGCTGGGCAACATCAAATTCATTGGGGAGCTTGGCAAGCTTGATCTCATTCACGAGTCTATCCTTCATAAGTGCATCAAAACAGTAAGTTTATGGATGAAGTGATGAAAGAGTGATTGAAATTGTCCACACTGGTGATGAACTTGTGGTGAAATGTTTCACCTGCTACATTTTCAGCTtctggaaaagaagaagagagtcCAACTTAAAGATATGGGGGAGGATTTGGAGTGCCTCTGTCAGATAATGAGGACTGTGGGGCCTAGACTTGATCATGAGAAAgccaaggtaaaaaaaaaaaaattgtcattttaaagcaaagtgGTAGAATAGTACAGTTTGGGCTACTTCTGTGTTGTGGTATAGTTTCATTTTCTACCTTATAACCATAATCCTTTTCTCTCACAGTCTTTAATGGATCAGTACTTTAGCCGCATGCGATCCTTAATGAACAACAAGGACTTGCCTGCAAGGATTCGTTTCCTGCTGCAGGATACTGTAGAGTTGCGAGAGAACACCTGGGTGCCTCGGAAAGCTTTCATTGATAACGGACCTAAGACCATCAACCAGATCCGTCAAGATGCAGTGAAGGTTCACACTCCTTTACACATCTCTGATTGGTTTGTTTAAGCGCAATTAAAAGATTTGGTGACTCATTTTCTCGATTCATTTCAGGATTTGGGCGTGTTTATTCCTGCTATGACCCCAGGCATGAGGACAGACTTCTTTCAAGATAACCCCTTCTTGCCAACACGACTGAGCAGGGAGACTCTCGGGGGATTGGCTGATATGTTTGGACAAATGCCAGGTACACAGTGATCCTTCTGCTTGTTCTCTCTAGTGTTTATCTGGTTTTTAATATCTCTTGGGTTAATGTTGAAGGGCAGTTTCATACAGATGTTAGCTTTACCACGGATAAAGTTCTGCTAAAGAACTTGTCTTTGCTTTCCCTCAAATAGGGgcacccccttttttttttctttctttctttctttcttttttttctctcccccaACAAGCTTTTAATAGAGAGGTCAAAAGAGCCATATTACTTTTCTCCAGGACGTCTTGTTGaaatgtgtgagagaaagcatCTCTCAGAGAATCCATGAGCTATGTGGTGATGTTTACCTAAAAAGTGAACTAGCAAAACAATAAACCCAAACACAAATAGCAAGGAATTTGCTGATGAGTTTCGTTTCCACCCATCTTGGATGCTTTTTAGGGCTTGACTACTTTTGTTGCTTAAGACCACCAGTGAGGTTACAGTTTGGTTGAGCAGGGCTCACTTTTTAATTACCAGTTAAccatggttttctttttttttgtgtgtgtgtgtggggtgttttttttttttttttttttttagaaacaagTCTACAAGACTATTTAAACTATAGTTTGCTCATTGAAGGCCTTTTTGAATTTCAAACACCTTTGGCAACACAGTTTGTTGAAACTTTCTCCAGAAACAGTTCTTGTGATAGCAGTTTATCAACGTTATGGATCTATGTTGTATTCCTTACATTTGGGTGTGAAGTAGTAGTACAAGTAATCAGCagggagttactgttaccatacCAAAGTTGGGGTGGTAGTGTCTTACTCATCTTAAaccaaagcaatttgccaacatttgcctttttcttttttgcattagaatgagtgcattgatataaatgCAATTGCACTACAGTCAgggctgttatagaaaatgaataaacacattcTGACTAAttagaatcgagaattcaacagctctgtggtacaAATGTCTAtaaggtgtgtgtctgtagtttATTAATAGTCTGCAACATTGCATGACAAGGTATGCAAACTGTCTGGCTGCTGCTGAGCTCATACGGAAAGCGAAGCTTTGCACATCAACATGGGTTCATATGTCGCCCTGATAATCCTGCCATGTCCTCTGAtggttttctttctgtctgatcTCAGGCTGTGGGATTGGAACTGGACCTGGGGTTATTCAAGACCGGTATTCCCCCACCATGGGACGCCATCGCACAAACCCACTCTTCAATGGCCATGGTGGCCATATGGCTCCTGTTCCTCAGTCTCAGTTTGACAAGCCTTTCATGAAACCTAATCAGGTACCAACTGATCTCAAAATCTGTGCATTAATTTAcggtgaaacttttttttttggatgtttgagtcgtcaccttttttttttttttccccttcctctcTTTTCCCAAAGGGGCAGAATCTACTTTTCCAGAACCAGACTCAGCAGCAAGCTCAGTCCAAGGACATGCCGCCACGTTTCAGCAAGAAAGGACAACTCAATGCTGATGAGGTAAAAGATGTCTGGAAGAAGTCAAATAATCTGCTGTAAAACAATGCTAATTTCTTGAAGCACTAAATatccctctctcttcttttcccctctctccttctcttgtGCCAATACAGATTAGCCTGAGACCGGCTCAGTCCTTTCTCCTGAACAAAACCCAAGTGCCAAAgctgcagcctcagattcccaACATGATTCCTCCCAGCGCTCAGCCTCCCCGCACATCCACTCCTCCGCTTGGACAGGTTCTGGCCTTCCCATAAACCTCTACTCCAGAAATCTTCACAACCAAGAAGTGGTGTtcatgactttttttctttctttctttttctcccccaCTTTTTTCAGCCTCCACAGCTTGGCCTGAAGACAAATCCACCTCCCATTCAGGAGAAACCTCAGAAGACAAGCAAGAAACCGCCTCCTGCCAAAGAGGAACTGCTCAAGATGACTGTATGTATCTAATTGTGAACTGTTATAACAGTAtaactgttgtttttatttatttatttatttttaatgcatgtttCTTTTCCATCAAATTAtagtaattcattaataaatcattgacaatttgctgtggtaaaagaagTATAAATCACTGCAGAATGTCCTATTATTGGCATATAAACTTTTGGGTAGTAACAGTAGCACATTGCTGTAACTGCAACacactgtcattgattatttttctattacagcatACCAACCACCACCCCAAAGCAtgtttttgtggtgtttttttttttttttttgtttgtttgttctgggcctttttttgtgtgtgtgtgtgtgtgtctgtccacGATTTTGATCAAGAATTTCTCTTAAACACTTCACACgtcatcatttttgttttcaggagACAATTGTTAAGGAATATCTGAGCAGCAAGAAAATCAGCAACGCTGTGAACGGGGTGAGGGAGATGAGGGCGCCTAAACACTTCCTGCCAGAGATGTTGAGTAAGATGATCGTGTGCTCGTTGGACAGCCCAGATGAGGATAAAGAGCATGTCAGTAGTCTGTTCCACGCACTGCGTACTGAGGGCCTCATCACCGGGGAGAACTTCATGCAGGTGTgattttattaatgtgtttagtttttgtttttttaattacattttttttaatcactcctTCCTCACAATATCGGCTCTCCCAAATAAATTAAGGTGCCATTTTGTGTATGTTACCACAGGCTTTCCTTAACGTTTTGGACCAGTGTCCTAAGCTTGAGGGTGACATTCCCCTGGTGAAGTCCTATCTGGCCCAGTTTGCTGCACGTGCCATCATCGCTGAGCTCATGAGCATCGCAGACTTGGCCCATCCTCTGGAGAACGGCATACACTTCCCTCTCTTCTTGCTTTGTCTGCAGCAAACAGCCAAGCTGAAGGATAAGGAATGGCTCACTGACTTGTTCCAGCAGAGCAAGGTCAACATGCAGAAGATGCTGCCAGGTACTTGTGCAGATTCTCACATGAGCGTTTTGCTCCTGTagcctttatttttttactcattacaTTATCAATTATATGATCCTCTGTGTGCAGAAATAGACCAAAACAAAGACCGTATGTTGGAGATTTTGGAGGGGAAGGGTCTGAGCTTCCTGTTCCCGCTCATGAAACTGGAGAAGGAGCTGCTGAAACAGATCAAAGCAGACCCAGCACCCCAGACTATCTACAAGTGGATCAAGGACAACATCTCACTCAAACTTCACACTGATAAGGGTTTTGTCAACATTCTGATGACCAGGTAACTGCTTTTCCTTCTGCTGTTTATTTCAGCTTATGTCACAGTAGTGCTGAATTCTCACTTCTAAGTCAGTAAGTCTTCTAATAAGTCTTCATGACGGAGAATTTgacactttgtgttttttttgtttttttttttttaaaaaaaagccctaTTCAtattggattagtttatcagtgGGAAGTcggtaataaatatttttgcacatttcatcAGCGATTTAAAAATTTGCGTCCAGagagcaataaaatgaccacaggagGAGCGAGTTTCTAGCAGGGTGTTTTTTCTATGAACTCTGATGTTTGTATCATGTGGCCGTATGATCATGTTCCATTCACAACATGGCATCCAAACGGTTGAAGAGGCACTGGCAATActggattttgtttgtttggggtgAAACAAAGTTCcagcaacaatttgaaaatgcattCAAAACAATCACAAAGCATATGAGAAGCagctatttttcatttttgagactctggaagtgtttaatatctggggaGGGACACTGATGCATGCCCTAAAAGATTAAATACAGCATGTAGCAGCAGCCAAACATCTATTTTTCCAATCTGAGGTAACGTGTGCATAGAAAATTACAGACGTGTCCAAATAGGACCAAAATTATTAGCCGATCattaaggaaataaaatcagaggagcacctgtaaaataggaaattaccccAGGAGCCACCATGTACATTGTAATCTTGTCTGGGTAGGACTTGAGCAACATAACAAGCTGTGTATTTTTGACTTAtcttcaagaaaaagaaaaatagaggcTCTTGAGGGAAAAGCCATTATAAATAACTTGTATCGAAGACCTTCCACATCATtaagtgtaaatatataaaatgtgttctttAAAAGTATTAGCTTTGGCACATTGCagtggtatatgaggaataaaacacttctttatatgttgctggaaaatggcACTTGACTATTGTTCGTGTAGTAAAGTCCTTATGTTTTAACCTCTTCCTTGCGTTTTCCTGATCAGCTTTTTGCAGTACATTTTCCACGAGATATATTTGAATGAAGCCGACGAGCAGCTGTCATCACCTTCAAAAGAACAGCTGGACCAGGAGAAGCAGCTGCTGCTCGCTTTTAAACCAGTGATGCAGAAGTTCCTGCACGATCACGTGGAGCTGCAGGTCAGCGCTCTGTACGCGCTG encodes:
- the eif4g2a gene encoding eukaryotic translation initiation factor 4 gamma 2a, whose amino-acid sequence is MVYYHYNKPEAPPTVSPSTTLMMTQTPALSVGLANKIAPISDVKPQMNHDKAEGLLGKIVFLHPTLSTLFFLSVHRCQAAKVESVVAEGGASRFSASSGGGGGGRGAPQHYPTTVGNSEFLGKTPGPSVQRWVPSRSTRRDVSSSNEKEHQDAIFRKVRGILNKLTPEKFDKLCLELLNVGVDSKLVLKGIILLIVDKALEEPKYSSLYAQLCLRLAEDAPNFDTQSSEIQSSQKQSTTFRRLLISKLQDEFENRTRNVDIYDKSDGPLTSEEEEQRAIAKIKMLGNIKFIGELGKLDLIHESILHKCIKTLLEKKKRVQLKDMGEDLECLCQIMRTVGPRLDHEKAKSLMDQYFSRMRSLMNNKDLPARIRFLLQDTVELRENTWVPRKAFIDNGPKTINQIRQDAVKDLGVFIPAMTPGMRTDFFQDNPFLPTRLSRETLGGLADMFGQMPGCGIGTGPGVIQDRYSPTMGRHRTNPLFNGHGGHMAPVPQSQFDKPFMKPNQGQNLLFQNQTQQQAQSKDMPPRFSKKGQLNADEISLRPAQSFLLNKTQVPKLQPQIPNMIPPSAQPPRTSTPPLGQPPQLGLKTNPPPIQEKPQKTSKKPPPAKEELLKMTETIVKEYLSSKKISNAVNGVREMRAPKHFLPEMLSKMIVCSLDSPDEDKEHVSSLFHALRTEGLITGENFMQAFLNVLDQCPKLEGDIPLVKSYLAQFAARAIIAELMSIADLAHPLENGIHFPLFLLCLQQTAKLKDKEWLTDLFQQSKVNMQKMLPEIDQNKDRMLEILEGKGLSFLFPLMKLEKELLKQIKADPAPQTIYKWIKDNISLKLHTDKGFVNILMTSFLQYIFHEIYLNEADEQLSSPSKEQLDQEKQLLLAFKPVMQKFLHDHVELQVSALYALQVHCSAKAFPKGMLLRYFVNFYDMEIIEEEAFLAWKEDITQEFPGKGKALFQVNQWLTWLETAEEEESEEEAD